A genomic region of bacterium contains the following coding sequences:
- a CDS encoding glycoside hydrolase: MPYLTIAVVLLLVLCLLTTASAEALCEDIPLVNKPRGDHGYRGMMGDFIQLRDGSLLFSYTDGDIKVIRSADQGRTWGAPQVLVKAPPPQVKSYICHPSFLRLPSGAIMATYIHSTHPATPYVATNYFRLSTDEGQTWSDQYCYTPYPGYVLVHNDRLSILSTGRLLAVAEYKMYLPSSDDHSGFVGMTFYSDDNGVSWHPSVNTVDLYGSDKTEVQEADAVELKDGRLLMFARTYSGWPVFAYSEDKGATWGPPTPRKDIKMPYAGLPTVRRIPSTGDLLFIWISERSQDKVKPQVHRRCTLTAAVSKDEGQTFVSQRNIASNPEDDFGYQAVEFLADGTVLVGYHCRDGLRLARLGVDWFYGK, encoded by the coding sequence ATGCCATACCTGACCATCGCCGTCGTCTTGCTGCTGGTGTTGTGCCTGCTGACCACGGCTTCGGCCGAGGCCCTCTGCGAGGACATCCCCCTCGTGAACAAGCCCCGGGGTGACCACGGCTACCGGGGCATGATGGGTGACTTCATCCAGCTTAGGGATGGCTCGCTTCTCTTCTCGTACACCGACGGCGACATCAAGGTGATCCGCTCCGCCGACCAGGGCCGGACATGGGGGGCGCCGCAGGTGCTCGTGAAGGCCCCGCCGCCGCAGGTGAAGAGCTACATCTGCCATCCCTCGTTCCTGCGCCTGCCGTCCGGGGCCATCATGGCCACGTACATCCACAGCACCCACCCCGCCACGCCGTATGTCGCCACGAACTACTTCCGCCTCTCCACCGACGAGGGCCAGACCTGGAGCGACCAGTACTGCTACACGCCTTACCCGGGCTATGTGCTGGTACACAATGACCGGCTGAGCATCCTCTCGACCGGCCGCCTGCTGGCGGTGGCCGAGTACAAGATGTACCTGCCCAGTAGCGACGACCACTCCGGCTTCGTCGGCATGACGTTCTACTCGGACGACAACGGCGTGAGCTGGCACCCCAGCGTCAACACTGTGGACCTGTACGGCTCGGACAAGACCGAGGTGCAGGAGGCCGACGCCGTAGAGCTGAAGGACGGGCGCCTGCTCATGTTCGCCCGCACCTACAGCGGCTGGCCGGTCTTCGCCTACTCCGAGGACAAGGGCGCTACGTGGGGCCCGCCGACGCCGCGCAAGGACATCAAGATGCCCTACGCGGGGTTGCCCACGGTGCGCCGGATCCCCTCGACCGGCGACCTCCTGTTCATCTGGATCTCCGAACGCTCGCAGGACAAGGTGAAGCCGCAGGTCCACCGGCGCTGCACGTTGACCGCGGCCGTCTCGAAGGATGAGGGACAGACCTTCGTGAGCCAGCGGAACATCGCGAGCAACCCCGAGGACGACTTCGGCTACCAGGCCGTCGAGTTCCTGGCCGATGGCACGGTGCTTGTCGGCTATCACTGCCGCGACGGGCTGCGCCTGGCGCGGCTCGGCGTGGACTGGTTCTATGGCAAGTAG